A single region of the Epinephelus moara isolate mb chromosome 16, YSFRI_EMoa_1.0, whole genome shotgun sequence genome encodes:
- the dclre1b gene encoding 5' exonuclease Apollo produces MSVNGKVIPHTPLAVDFWHVRKCPGTRLFFLSHMHSDHTVGLTSTWSNRPIYCSPVTATLLKLKLQVKEQWIHPLELDEPYMLPLDDIGKEKLTVTLIDANHCPGAVMFLFEGYFGSILYTGDFRYIPSMLREPRLRNNTTIDVLYLDNTNCDPNRTLPTRQRATQQIKEIIRCHPNHNVVIGLYALGKESLLLELAMEFKTWIEVSFDRMETLKALELPDVFTTDPGAGRIRAVDQSEICSATLHQWNKEHPTLAIFPTSRPLVSFHPNVHVVPYSDHSSYQELEDFVSALKPTSLVPIVGNHAPGSFYALLPNKKRHEILVPESVRHYMLRQPEAETQLSSSAYTSLRRRHFQPLAPKGVVFDSPARGSKTSCEEAWEAECAEQGASEEEMDTESSERDSDCIYVDLSKDPSPNRNRGGTGDTLSLSILHKVPKDMVMEESVPFQFSQSDFAPVEILTNTKASMKPVRTTRRPFETNAKIISETASNENYSSQRNRHGNVHKNCTLSVSESMCQHNGKRIDQDGDMLDDTNTSQHSEYGADQNNSVPLQSSLDNDSCSSSSFQTVLRQEYLEELENSLLEDLPFTEEDFKACGLMQQSLVKQFPLCSVCDTGEDGLLDN; encoded by the exons ATGTCAGTCAACGGGAAAGTCATCCCGCACACCCCGCTGGCCGTGGACTTCTGGCATGTGCGCAAGTGTCCGGGGACACGGTTATTTTTCCTGTCCCACATGCACAGCGACCACACGGTGGGTTTGACCTCCACCTGGAGCAACCGGCCCATCTACTGCTCCCCTGTCACTGCCACTCTGCTCAAACTCAAACTGCAG GTGAAAGAGCAGTGGATCCACCCTTTAGAGTTGGATGAGCCATACATGTTGCCGCTGGATGACATTGGCAAGGAGAAGCTGACAGTCACACTGATAGATGCCAACCACTGTCCCGGGGCTGTCATGTTTCTCTTCGAAGGCTACTTTGGCTCTATACTGTACACTG gtgaCTTCAGATATATCCCCTCTATGCTGCGTGAGCCGCGCTTGAGGAACAACACCACTATAGATGTCCTGTACCTGGACAACACCAACTGTGACCCCAACCGCACCCTCCCCACCCGCCAGCGAGCCACTCAACAAATCAAAGAGATCATCCGCTGCCACCCCAACCACAATGTTGTCATAG GCCTTTATGCACTAGGTAAGGAGTCGCTGCTGTTGGAGCTGGCGATGGAGTTTAAAACCTGGATTGAGGTCAGCTTTGACAGAATGGAGACCCTCAAGGCCCTGGAACTGCCCGACGTCTTCACCACTGACCCAGGAGCAGGTCGTATCCGAGCTGTGGACCAGTCGGAGATCTGCTCTGCCACTCTACACCAGTGGAACAAAGAACATCCCACTTTGGCCATCTTTCCCACCAGCAGGCCCCTGGTCTCCTTTCACCCCAACGTCCATGTGGTGCCCTACTCTGATCACTCCTCTTACCAAGAGCTGGAGGATTTTGTTTCTGCACTTAAACCTACCTCCCTTGTACCCATTGTAGGAAACCATGCACCCGGAAGCTTCTATGCCTTACTGCCCAACAAAAAGCGCCATGAAATCCTGGTGCCTGAGTCAGTCCGACACTACATGTTGAGACAGCCTGAGGCTGAGACTCAGCTCAGCTCATCAGCATACACCAGCCTTCGCCGCAGACATTTCCAACCTCTTGCTCCCAAAGGAGTGGTGTTTGATTCTCCTGCAAGGGGATCCAAGACGTCATGTGAGGAAGCCTGGGAGGCAGAGTGCGCAGAGCAGGGTGCTTCTGAGGAAGAGATGGACACAGAGAGTAGTGAAAGGGACTCTGACTGCATCTATGTTGACCTGAGCAAGGACCCCAGCCCTAACAGAAACAGAGGAGGGACTGGAGACACTTTGAGCCTCAGTATCCTCCACAAAGTGCCTAAAGATATGGTGATGGAAGAGTCTGTGCCATTTCAATTCAGCCAGAGCGACTTCGCTCCGGTGGAGATCCTGACAAACACCAAGGCTAGCATGAAGCCTGTCAGGACCACAAGAAGGCCTTTTGAAACGAATGCCAAAATAATCAGCGAGACAGCTTCAAATGAGAATTACAGCAGCCAGCGTAACAGACATGGAAATGTTCACAAGAACTGCACATTATCAGTCAGTGAAAGCATGTGTCAGCACAATGGAAAAAGAATTGATCAGGACGGTGACATGTTAGATGACACTAACACGAGTCAGCACAGTGAATATGGAGCTGATCAGAACAACAGCGTGCCACTGCAAAGCAGCCTCGATAACGATTCCTGCTCTTCATCCAGTTTCCAGACTGTGCTGCGGCAGGAGTACTTAGAAGAGCTTGAAAACAGTCTTTTGGAGGATCTCCCCTTCACAGAGGAGGACTTCAAGGCATGTGGCCTCATGCAGCAGAGTTTGGTGAAACAGTTTCCCCTCTGTTCTGTATGTGACACAGGAGAGGATGGCCTCTTGGACAATTAA